Proteins from one Paenibacillus amylolyticus genomic window:
- the cydD gene encoding thiol reductant ABC exporter subunit CydD: MKLPGIRPVLALASALVLLQAMTIIMQAKWLAQAITALFEGSSVTEQYPVLLLFLAAFAARYALSFWLQLVTSRYAERTGTDLRRQMVEQWFRLGPRYAKTEGTGHLVTLAREGTAQYKTYLELFIPRMLGTGFTPIIIMLYVFKLDLMSGVILMLTLPILIVFMILIGLATQRKIDGQFRSYKALANHFVDTLRGLETLKTLGQSKTHEGSIVRVSQRYRKATMSTLRMAFLSSFALDFFTMLSVASVAVGLGLRLTEGHMLLGPALTVLILAPEYFLPVRMLGADYHATLDGKEAGAAINQVIERGKAAEQKQKEAYTHVVAHAFTAEDETGSVSSISAGNRKANASTIRVVLSENMAAGHPNPGSITPDLDPASNLDLDSSVFSWNENSRLALTDVQVRHDDEGPYSLKDVTFQITGLGKIGIIGASGAGKSTLIDVLAGFQLPTSGQVLANGQPVTPDMLESWRRQTAAIPQHPYIFSGSLADNVRFYMPEASDAEVARAVSAAGLTKLLTSLSGGLHEPIGAGGRQLSGGQEQRVALARALLSKRNILLLDEPTAHLDVETEYELKQTMLPLFEGKLVFLATHRLHWMPHMDRIIVMDGGTVAETGTHQELLARQGVYYQMIQAQMEAI; the protein is encoded by the coding sequence ATGAAGCTGCCGGGCATCCGGCCTGTACTCGCGCTGGCATCAGCGCTGGTACTGCTACAGGCGATGACGATCATTATGCAAGCCAAATGGCTGGCACAGGCCATCACGGCATTGTTTGAAGGTTCATCCGTAACAGAGCAGTACCCGGTACTGCTGCTGTTCCTGGCTGCTTTTGCCGCCCGCTACGCCTTATCCTTCTGGTTACAGCTCGTGACATCGCGATATGCGGAGAGGACAGGGACCGATCTGCGCAGACAGATGGTGGAGCAGTGGTTCAGGCTTGGACCCCGCTATGCCAAGACGGAAGGAACAGGCCATCTGGTCACACTGGCACGAGAGGGAACAGCCCAATACAAGACATATCTGGAACTGTTCATTCCTCGCATGCTGGGCACAGGTTTCACACCCATCATCATTATGCTGTATGTGTTCAAGCTGGATCTGATGTCCGGGGTTATTCTGATGCTGACACTCCCGATCCTGATCGTGTTCATGATTCTGATTGGTCTTGCAACTCAGAGGAAGATAGACGGACAATTCCGATCCTACAAAGCGCTCGCGAACCATTTTGTGGATACTTTGCGGGGGCTGGAGACGCTAAAGACATTGGGCCAGAGCAAAACACACGAAGGGTCCATTGTGCGGGTCAGTCAGCGGTATCGGAAAGCAACGATGTCTACCCTGCGCATGGCCTTTCTTTCTTCGTTTGCACTCGACTTCTTCACCATGCTGTCCGTTGCTTCCGTGGCGGTTGGTCTGGGATTACGTCTGACAGAAGGTCATATGCTGCTCGGTCCTGCGCTGACAGTACTGATTCTGGCACCCGAATATTTTCTGCCTGTGCGTATGCTCGGCGCTGATTATCATGCCACTTTGGATGGCAAGGAAGCCGGAGCGGCCATCAATCAGGTGATCGAACGGGGGAAAGCCGCTGAACAGAAACAGAAAGAAGCCTATACCCATGTTGTTGCACATGCATTTACGGCAGAGGACGAAACCGGATCTGTATCATCAATATCTGCGGGTAACAGGAAAGCAAACGCTTCGACCATACGTGTCGTGTTGAGCGAAAATATGGCTGCCGGACACCCTAACCCTGGTTCTATTACTCCTGATCTTGATCCTGCTTCTAATCTTGATTTGGATTCCTCGGTCTTCTCATGGAATGAGAATAGCAGATTGGCATTAACCGATGTACAGGTACGGCATGATGATGAAGGTCCTTATTCGTTAAAGGATGTTACCTTCCAGATCACAGGTCTTGGCAAAATCGGTATTATCGGCGCCAGCGGAGCAGGCAAGTCCACGTTGATTGATGTATTGGCTGGATTTCAGCTTCCTACTTCAGGCCAGGTATTAGCCAATGGGCAGCCTGTGACACCGGATATGCTTGAATCCTGGCGAAGACAGACGGCAGCGATCCCGCAGCATCCATATATCTTTAGTGGAAGTTTAGCCGATAACGTTCGCTTCTACATGCCAGAGGCTTCGGATGCAGAAGTAGCCAGAGCAGTTAGCGCTGCCGGATTAACCAAGCTTCTGACCTCATTATCCGGTGGCTTGCATGAACCCATTGGGGCTGGCGGCCGACAACTCAGTGGTGGGCAGGAGCAACGGGTGGCACTGGCAAGAGCTTTGCTGAGCAAACGGAACATCCTGCTGCTCGATGAACCGACAGCACATCTGGATGTGGAAACCGAGTATGAACTTAAACAGACGATGCTGCCGCTGTTCGAAGGCAAACTTGTATTTTTGGCTACCCATCGTCTGCACTGGATGCCACATATGGATCGGATTATTGTTATGGATGGCGGCACGGTGGCAGAGACAGGAACACATCAGGAACTGCTGGCTAGGCAAGGTGTATATTATCAGATGATTCAGGCTCAGATGGAGGCGATATAA